Proteins encoded by one window of Kribbella italica:
- a CDS encoding DUF6104 family protein has protein sequence MYFTDRGIEELEGRRGEEDVSLAWVAERLREFVDLNPEFETPIERFATWLARLDDEDD, from the coding sequence GTGTACTTCACCGACCGAGGGATCGAGGAGCTCGAGGGCCGGCGCGGCGAGGAGGATGTCTCGCTGGCCTGGGTGGCCGAGCGGCTGCGTGAGTTCGTCGACCTGAACCCCGAGTTCGAGACGCCGATCGAACGGTTCGCCACCTGGCTGGCCCGGCTCGACGACGAGGACGACTGA
- a CDS encoding AAA family ATPase → MPFADHPVRRVAAAKGVSPSGAWPHTIPAVRQLLTDGLDLGPGVTFLVGENGAGKSTLVEAVAVAFGMSPEGGSTGARLTTRATESSLSDDLVLTRGAGASKAGFFLRAETMHSFYTYLEQNPSSRPEPVFHEMSHGESFLSLIENRFSRRGFYCLDEPESALSFSSSLAVVGVLKQLADSKSQVLCATHSPVIAALPGATILEVGQWGIRESAWTDLELVQNWRAYLRHPEQYLRHIL, encoded by the coding sequence ATGCCCTTCGCCGATCACCCCGTACGCCGGGTGGCCGCGGCGAAGGGCGTTTCGCCGTCCGGGGCCTGGCCGCACACGATCCCCGCTGTTCGGCAGCTGCTGACGGACGGACTGGACCTCGGGCCGGGCGTCACCTTCCTGGTCGGTGAGAACGGCGCGGGCAAGTCGACACTGGTGGAAGCCGTGGCGGTCGCCTTCGGGATGTCGCCCGAGGGCGGGTCGACCGGCGCCCGCCTGACGACGCGGGCGACCGAGTCGTCGCTGTCCGACGATCTCGTGCTGACCCGGGGTGCCGGTGCCTCGAAGGCCGGCTTCTTCCTGCGGGCCGAGACGATGCACAGCTTCTACACGTACCTCGAGCAGAATCCGAGCAGCCGCCCGGAGCCGGTGTTCCACGAGATGAGCCACGGGGAGAGCTTCCTGTCCCTCATCGAGAACCGCTTCTCCCGCCGTGGCTTCTACTGCCTCGACGAGCCCGAGTCGGCACTGTCGTTCTCCTCCAGCCTCGCGGTGGTCGGCGTCCTCAAGCAGCTCGCCGACAGCAAGTCCCAGGTGCTCTGTGCGACCCACTCCCCCGTGATCGCCGCCCTGCCCGGCGCGACGATCCTCGAGGTCGGCCAGTGGGGCATCCGCGAGTCGGCCTGGACCGACCTCGAGCTCGTCCAGAACTGGCGTGCCTACCTGCGGCATCCCGAGCAGTACCTGCGGCACATCCTCTAG